The Pseudomonadota bacterium genomic interval TCTCATGGATATTAGTATGTACCAAACTCAAGCTCAGAAGGCGACAAGCTACAAGCCAACAACTGAGCAACGTGCCCGCGAAACAGCAAAAGACTTTGAAGCTGTATTCGTAAACCAAATGCTGAACCTGATGCAGCCTGACCTGAAGAATGATGAGTTCCACGGTGGCCACGCAGAAGAACAGTTCCGCACGTTCCTAAATGACGAAATTTCACAAGAAATTGCAGAGAGTGGTGGGGTAGGTGTTGCTGACCACATTTATGCAGAACTTATTAAACTTCAGGAGGCCTCTAAATGATTGATTTGAATATTGGAGTAGAAGCAAGTAACATAGTAGGCGATGCAATCCTTGCATGTGAAACGCTTGAACGTTTCTTAAAAGAGGAAAATGACGCCCTGAAAACTGGACAACTGACAGTTATTGAAGAGAATTTGAAAAATAAACAGCGCCTTGCCGCTAAGGTTGAGCGTTTGCTTAAACTCCTCAAGTCTCAGCCTCAAGACGTCAAAAACAGTCCAACACTTAAGCCTCAAATTGAGCATCTTAAATCTGCATTTGAAGGCTACCAAAGTGAAGCGCGCCACAACACAATTCTTCTACAAGGCGCACATCAGTCTACAACAAACGTTCTCAACGTACTGCGTGACGCCGTTCAACAGCACCAACAAAAGAACGAAGCGAAGATGTATTCTAAAGATGGTAGCGTACAAAGCACTGGTACAAGAAATCGCATGGTTGTGAAAGAAGTTTAACCCTTCCCCTCACCAGTACATTATGCTATTAAAACACCTGAATTCCTGCTAAAATGCAGATGTTAAACAACAAGAAAAACGGACACATTCCAGGTGCCAAGAAAAGAGATAAAAAGCGCCGAAGAAGGCACAATTGTAATGATGCTGGGGTTATACCTCATCGTTCTTGCGTTTTTTATCCTCCTCAATGCCATTTCTGAAAGCAGTGAAGAACGCGCTGAAAAGGTAAAAGAAAGTCTTTCGAGCGGCTTTGGTTTCCAAATGGATGGCCTCATGAAAATGCGTGACCAAGTCCCGACATTGAGTAATCCAATGGTTGATTTCGTCACACGTGAAGTGGAATCACTCATTGAATCCTACCTTGCAGTTCAGCATTTCAAAATTGTTCAAATTGGTGAAACAATGCGCTTGCAAATTGATATGGACCAAGTTTTTGATCCAGGTGAAATGCGTATTAAGCCAAGTCAAGTCCGCCTATTTAGTGACCTCGCTTTTCTGATGAAAAAAGACCGTCCAGGTACAGAAATCGTAACCGATATTCTTGTTGAAGGCTCAAAGAAGGACCTTGGTGGCGAGCGTGGTGACGTAACAGCCTTCCTTGGTAAACGTGCAAGCCTCATTGTTCGTGCGGTTCTTGAAAAAGGCGGCCGTAAAAAATACCTCAGCGCACAGGCTGTACAAAATAAAAAACAAAGTGTTATCAATTTGTTCTTCCACATCCATGTATTGGATATGAAACAAGCTGAACGTGCGCTAGGATTATAGGGAGGTGGATCATGGCTGAAGAAAACCAAACCCCTGAAAATGATAATGAAGTTCATGTTATTGAATGCCCTGCATGGCTCCTAACCTTTGCAGACCTTGTAAGTCTCCTCATTACATTCTTTGTACTCTTGTACTCTATGAAAGTCGTAGATACCCAAAAGTGGGAAGAAATTAAAGGTTCGTTTGCTGGTGTATTCTCAATCCGTGAGCCTGTCGTCACAAGTCCACCTGACCAGCAAACAGCCATTGAAAAAATTGACCCGCTTTCAGCAGATAATTTGGATTATATTGAAGGTATTTTAAAGCAATCCTTCTCTCAAGATGTGCTGCTTAAAGATACAACGATGACACGTGACCGCGAGCAAGATCGCCTTATTATTAACGTGCCTTCATCACTGATCTTTAATTCAAATGAAGATTCTCTGCGCCCAGAAGGTCGCCGTGCGGTTCAAAACCTTGGTGACGCGCTACGCCACCTTGATAACCGCATTGCTGTGGCAGGGCATACCGACCCATTCCCGATTAAGAGCGATAAATTCCCATCTAACTGGGAGCTCGGTATGGCACGTGCCGCACAGATTGCAGATGTAATTATTTCTCGCGGTGTCACAGCGCCTATCCGCATTGTCTCTTACGCAGATAGCCGCTTTGGTGAAATTGACCGAGGCTTACCAATCTCAAAACGCTATGCCATTTCAAGGCGTGTTGAAGTAATTGTTTACGGTGAAAAAGATTCGGAGCTGCCATTCTGATGATCTTCCGCCTCACCCTTCTTTTAAGTCTGATTTGGATTGCTCCGGTTTACGGAGCAAACCTGTCTTTGGTGGTGACACCTGAAGGATATGTTTTTGACATTGAAACAGACGCAAATGACAAGATTGCATTGTTTGAGCGCTACAACGATGTTTGGCTTGTAAGCGCCACATCTGAGACTGTGACAACCAATATTCCAGATATTCTTCTGCCAGAACTTGGCATTGAGCAAATCACCCCTCTTCTTGTTGAAGGCGGCTCAGGTGTACATATTGCATTCACTGCCTCACCTGAAAACTCACTCTGGTCATGGAACGGTGTTCTCATTGAACAGCAAGAATCATCACCGCTTAACCTGTCTGGCCACGTTGCATTAGATGATACGCTAATCCTACCTAAATCACTGACGGACCGCCTACTCCTTGCAGAGCATGCCCTCACAGGTGATAGCTACCCTGTTGTTGTGTTTAACAGTGTGACACCAACACTTTCGCCAAGAAACTTTGGGAAAATTACAGCTGTGCCAACCCGCACAGGTATGGCGTTTATGTCTGATGTTGGTGGCATCCTGACACTCCCTCAAGAAACAGATGAACTTAAAATTGTTCTCGATATGCCAGAAGAGGCAACCACACTTGCTGCTGTTGCCACACCTTCTGCAAGCGGCACGGAAACCTCAAGCCTATTTGAAGCATTGAATGAAGCTGTCACAGAAGAAGCTTCTGCAACCACAACGTCCTTCATTGCAAAAACCAGACCTGCTGAATTTGAAGATGCGATCTCAGGTGTGGCTGCAGCCATCAGTAAAGCTGAAAGTGTTTCTCTTCCTGAAACACAAACCCTCACAGATCTTCTGATTCGCATGGGTGTAACCAACGATAAAGTTCTTGAAGATGAGCCTGAAGAGCAAGTGGCTGAAGATACAGCTCTACCAACACCAGTGCCAACATCAGACCCATTCTTTGATGAGCAATTCCAATTGCCAGAAGGTAGTGGCATGTTTCCACGTATTGAAGTTGAAGATATTCTGGCTTATAACGATGCCAAAGCAGAACTTGTTGAAGAATTTCTTAATGCCACATCAGATTTTGAGCGAGATCAAAACCGCCTAGAAATGGCGCGTCTCAACATTAACTATGACCGCCTTGTTGAAGCGATGGACATTATGCAATCTACGCCTAAGTTTGAAGAAAATGGATATCCAAAGAGCACAACAACACGCATTATGCTGGGTGCCCTCCTTGCTATTGCTGACCGCTTAGAAGCAGCAAATGAGCTTCTCTCTATTGAAGGCGACCCAGAAGATGAGCGCAAGCTTTGGCTTGGTTATACCAAAGAAAAGCAACGTGACTACTCACAAGCTGTAGAACTCATGCGTGATACCATTGACCTCTCTCTTGGCTATCCGTTTAGCTTGCAAAAAGAGCTGCGTCTTTCTTTTGCAAGAGCCCTTCTCAAAGAAGAGCAAGTCTCTATTATGCAAGAACAGATTGACACACTCATCTCTGTCCTTGGCGAAGAAAAACTTCCAGCAGAAGCTGACCTTCTTGTGGCCCGTGCAGCCTTACTTAAAGGGGATAGCCAACAGGCTGAATCTCTGCTTGCTGAAGTGGCCAATAGTGAAGATAAAAAGTTTGCGATTGATGCACAGTACGAATACTTGATGCTTCTATACAGCCGCGGTGATATTGCACGCGAGCAAACCATTGATGCCCTCAAAGAAATTCGCTTTATGTGGCGCGGTGGTGATGTAGAAGAGCAAGTCCTTTACAAACTTGGTCGCATGCTTGTGGCCGCAGAGCGCTACCGCGAAGGTTTAGACCAGTTGAAGTTCTTTAACATCTTCTTCCCTGAAAGCCCATTCCGTAGTGAAATCACAGCACTTATGACAGAAACATTCATGAAGCTTCTAGAGCAAGATATGCCTGGCGGTAACCTTGATACTGTCGCTGTCCTTGGTTTGTATTATGACTTCCGTGAGCTAACCCCTCCGGGAGAACAGGGTGATGCCCTGATTACAGACGTCGCGATGAAACTTAAAAAGATTGGCCTATATGACCGCGCGATTGATCTACTTGAGAACCAATACGAATACCGTGCAGAAGGCGACAAAGAACGACAAGCCAAACTGGCTTACACCATTGCAGAAAGTTACTACGGTGAAGAAGACTACGCCCCTGCCCTCAGCATTTTAGAAGAGACGGCCTCATTCCCAATGGATGACGATCTGAAGTATCAACGCACACTCCTTAAAGCTGAAATTGCCTTTGCTGAGATGCGCTACGCTGACGCAATTAAAATTCTAGAAGATGTGAAAAGCCGTCCAGAAGCCCGTACAATTCTTGCAGATGTTGCATGGCAAAGTGATGACTTTGATAAGTTTATGAGCTTTGTTGAGCCACAGTTTGTTGAGAGTTCACCGTTTGATACATGGACACCAGAAGACCGTGTTAACTTTAAGCGCCTTGCGTTTATCTATAACAACAAAGGCCAAATCAGAAACCTAGAAGGCTTGCGCAATAAGTTTATTAACAAACTTGTGAACCCATATGACCAACGTTACTTTGAGATTCTACTTAAAGATAAAGCCTCTGTGATTAAGCCCATGGAAAAAACAGAAGAAGATGCCAGCATTCTTGATACTGTGATTTCTCAAATGGAAAGCTACAATGAGTTTGCGCGTGAATACAACCTGATTAAACGCTCACGCGATAGTGAGAAACGCCAGCGCTACTTGTTCAACCAGTCACGTGGTCAACTCACAGCGCCTCCAAAACTTTAACGCCTCCCTTGTAAGATACATTTAATGCCCCCATATATAAGGTATGGGACAATAAAATATGTTAAGGGAGGGACACATGAGCCAAACACATGAGCTTATGTTTTATAAAGATTTAGACGCAGAAATTACAGGTCGCGTAGACACAATTAACTCAGGGTACTCTTCACGCCTTCGCGTTGACCCAGATTGCGCGAAAACAGCTATTCTTTCTTCTGCTGAAACAGCAGCGAAGCTTCTTAAAAAGCATCCTGAGCTTCAAGAGAACTTTTCATTTAAAAATGAAGGTTTTGTGAACCATGTTGCGGATCAAGTTATTCCCAAAGATGCAAATGATGCTGAAAGGCACTTGATGACAGAGCAAGTTGGAAAAATTTGCAGAGATGTTGATGCACTTATTGATGAGCATGCAAGTCGCTCAGCCCTTGAATCTGGTTGCTCTATAGAGAAACTCAACTCTGTCACCAATGCGAGAAGTATTGCACATGCCGCACAGGGTTCAGAAAAAGCACAACGCCAACTCGGTGAAGACACAAGAACAACTAGCGCAGAGGTTCTAGAGCTGGCATAATTTTCAAAACAGTTAATAAAAAGAATAAACCTATGCCGACTGAAACACTTGTTGAGATTATCGCCTTTTTTGCAGGAATGTGCACAACAACCTCTTTCCTTCCACAAGCCCTAAAAACATGGAAAGACCGTGATACACGCGCCATCTCTCTTGGCATGTACATTATTTTCTGTAGCGGTATTGCTCTATGGTTTACCGTTGGCTTCCTTCTAAAAAGCCCATCTATGATGTTTTGGAATGGCGTTAGTTTTAGCCTTGCCATGTCTATTCTTTGCATGAAAATTTTTTACTCACGTCGTGAAATTCGTGAGAAAGGTACATGGGGCGGCACCAAGCAAATTCCTTAAACGTTCTTGTTATTTTAATGAGTAAAAACCCCTCTCTTACGAGAGGGGTTTTTGTGTGGAAGGCTGCTTGGGGGCAGTCACTTCCTAGAGCCGGCTGGACGAGATGGGGGAGAGAAGGGGAAGCTCCAGCCGAAACATTTACAAACTTGTTTTTAAGAAGCGCCCCCTTCCCTTCAAGGAAGCGCTTATCTTATGTGTTATCGAATCTGTAGAAGTTCGTTCAACATCTGGTCAACCGTTGAAATCACCGTTGATGCTGCCTGGAACGATCTCTGAGATGTAATCATGTTCGAGAATTCCTGTGCAATATCTACCGTTGATTGCTCAAGGGCACCACTTACGATCGTTGCTGTACCGCCAACACCCGCTTCTTTGTAAAGTGGACGACCAGAGGCATCTGTTTCACGTAGGAGGTTGTTTGATACTGGCTCAAGCGATGCAGGGTCTTGGAAAACTGCTACAACAACTTTCCAAAGTTTCTTCGCTTCACCGTTTGTGAATGAACCAATAATGAAGCCTTCTTCATCAACCGTTACACTTGCAAGCGTACCTGAACCGAAACCGTCCTGGTTGGCGAAAAGTGTGTTAAACGGAGAGGCGAACTGAATCACACCGTTTGTTCCTCGACCAATATCAAGTGGACCTTGTAGAGGGGCTGTAATATCAGCTGTACCTAAGGCACCGACTGGCGTTGCTGTGAAGTCAAAGTTTGCAGAAAGGGTCATGTTTACACCGTTTGCAAACTCAAGCAGACGTTCATCAGCTGTGTTTGTTGTGCCAACGATAAATGTACTACCATCTGGCTCAGTGACTTCAATCTCAAAGAGACCTGTACCTGCGTTCAAACCAAGGTTTGCGAAAGAATATGTACCTGCAATTGTTGCTGGAGCACTTGGGTGATCTTCATCTACCGAGATACCAAGTACACCGTCACCAAACTGTAGACCAGCACCAATCGTGTCAAAGTATGCACCACCCGTGTAGTCACCAAAGTTAACTGTAATTTCTTCAGTACCAACACCATCGTCCCAATCCACTGTAAACGTTTCACCGCCTACAATCTTAAGGGCACCGTCGGCGTCAAATTCAAGTGTACCAACACCAATCGCTGCGTTAGAGCCTGGTGCAACATTGTTACCGTAAAAGTCTGCAACAACATCGCTACCGTCAGCGTAAGCCACCCAGTCCCATTCGTTTGCAGAGCGCTTTGAGAATGCGAACGTCACATCACGTGCAGCACCTTGGCTATCAAAGAATCGTACATCCGTGACAAAAGGAACCGTTGTTGGGTCAGCAAGAATGTTTGCAATGTTTGCTTGGTGTGTAATTGTTGTATCGTAAGCGTATGTATCCGCTTCTGCGTTCAAGTTTACACCAAGAATAAGTTCACCTGTTGCACGCGCTGATGAGGCTACCGATTGAAGCTCTACTGCTGTTGGGTTTTGAACATCTTGAACTGTACCATCTGTATCTGTACGCCACCCTAGGAGGTACTGACCTGTAGGAGACGTAAGGAAACCACGGTTATCTTCAGCAAAGGCACCCGCACGAGAGTAGAAGAAACTTGTTTCATTGTTCACTTCAGTATCTGAAATCACTGTAAAGAAACCGTTACCTGATAGGGCAATATCTGTTGAAGACTGCGTTGAAAGAAGTGAACCCTGCGTTGCTTGGAAACGTTGGAAATCTGTACCAACACCACCGGCGTTTACAAGAGTACCACTTACCCCGGCACTTGTTACCTGCTGACGAAACAAGGTTCTACTGTTTTTGTAACCAATTGTGTTCACGTTTGCGAGGTTATCTGAAATAATCGAGATAGATTCACTTTGTGAAAGCATTGCTGATACACCTGAGGTCAACGATCCGTATAAACTCATGGGGTTTCTCCTTGTTTTTCGCCTACTTGGCGGGGGTTAATTTCTTACTTTTTTAATATTCAAAAGTCGTGCCAATTTGGTCTGACTTTTTGTCTTTATTTAGCTCGTTTGATCGTCCGAGCCACTCTCATCGCCATTACCCTCTGGCGGAACCACATACACTGGGTTTTGTACCGAAATCACATCCGACATATCTGCCGTACGTCCATCCGTAAACCTCAGCGCCACGTTACCACCAAACGTATCCACTGTTTGTACCGTACCGTATGTAAATGTTGATGCTCGAATATCGTCACCATCTTCTTCAACAGCACTTACGCGAATTCTGTAATCTCCTGGAGGAAGTCTTGTTTCTTCATTTCCGTAACCATCCCATGTCACCTCGTGGTAACCCGCTTGGTCGTCTGCATCAATTGTTTTCACAAGTACACCGTCTGAGTTAAAGACCTCAATAACCGTGTTTGCAGAGTTTGTTGGGAGGTAGTACTGGAAATCAATCGGCGCACCATCTTGAAGGCGCATTGTATTACCTTCAGTCATCACTTGGCGACCAATGTAACTGACTGCCAGAGTTTGCTGTCCGTACTCACGGTCAGCAATAAGCGCTTCTAGATTCTCATTGGTTTGAATCGTTTGTTCAAGTTGTGAGAACTGTGCCAGCTGCGCTGTAAATTCTGTGTTTTCTACAGGGTTAAGCGGGTCTTGGTTTTCAAGTTGAGCAACAAGCAGTGACAAGAAATCTTCAAAGTTCAGGTCTGCAGCAGCACGCGCTGTCCCGTTGTTTTCCGTGCCATTCTTAATATTGGTCTGGTTAACCAAGTAAGAATTATCTACGTTATAACTAATTGTCATGTGTTTCTCTTCCTTTATGCATCCATATCGACAAGTCGGTCTGGATCAATCCAACGTGGGTCTTGTGCTTCTGCGCTCAGAACCTCTCCGCTCTCTCCGTCTTCAGCTTCACCGTCTTCACTGCCAGAGAATGCGTTTTCTCCTCCAGAGAAGCTCTGTGAGCCTTCTTCTTTTAGCTGGAAGCTCAGGCCCTCTTCACTAAACTCAAGGCCACTTTCAGCAAAAGCTTCTTGTAAGTAACGCAAGTCCCGTGCCATCTGCTCTAAAACATCCATATTTTGTGACGCAATGACACCACTCACACGGCCATCACTCACACGAATGTGGAGATCAAGTTCGCCCAGTTCTGGCGGATTTAGGACCATTTTGACTTCACCACCACCTTGCTTTGCAAGCTGACGGACTTGCATCTGCATTTGTGCAGCTACATCGGCCTGGCGTGCCATTTGTGCCAGTCTCTCAGTACCAGCCGGGCGATTTTGGTTGTTCACTTGCTTTTCCATAAAGGCATCAAAGTCAGCACTATCATTTACATCAACTGGATCAGTTGTTTCAGATTGCACTTGAAGAGCGCCCTGCTCTGATTGGCTAACTGTAAAGACGTTACGAGACTCAGAAAGAATTTCTGCAAGAGGTTGCGGCTTGAGGTACTCACCACGCACTTGTGTTGATGCACCATCCACAAATTCTGCCGTACGTGACGCTACACCACCTTCAGAACGAATGCGGTCACTCGCGGCTCTAGCCGCGGCTGCAAAGGCACCACTTTCACCTTCAATACCTGCTTGCTGTAAAGCAGAAATAACTTTTTCATTCAGCGGACGTTCGCCAGTAGCAACCTGCTGCGCAATATCGCCTAGAGGACCTTTTGCTGCATTTTCAGCAAGCGGAATATCACCGCCTGAAAGTGCGCTATGCGCTAGCTCTGCGCCAGAAATAATTGTTGTACTCTGCGCACTAAAACTTATAGAAACCGAAGAACGGCGTGCGTTAAAGGCAAGCAGGCCTGCAGCTTCATCACTGCCACCTTCTTTACTTGCAAGGAAGGCTTGATAGGCTACAGAAGGATCCTCACCTTGTAGAAGGGCCTTAAGAAGTTCAATTTCATCCTGTTTCGCCTCTTCTGCTTCCATGTACTTCATAAAGGCGACGTAACCAACCGCACGATCCATCGCATCTTCAGCGCTCATACCAAGAGACTCAAACGCTGCAGCAAGACCTGCAACCGTATTGAGGCCAGAGGCATCAATACCAATCGCTTTAAATTCTGTGATGACTTGCTCAATCACAATTTCAAATTCAACATGAGTAATTTGTGTAAAGGCAGCAGCACCGCCCTCACCTGCACCAAGTTTACCCAACATGTCTGCCAGATCATTTACTTTACCAACAAGGCTCTCCACATCAAACTGAGAGGCGAGACCACCTTCTGGCAGAAAATCTGTCATATTAAAACTCACATCAGAAAGCATATCTGAAAGAGAGCCATCAGCGCTGCCACCAAGCAGCATAGCAAGCAGGCTTGTATCATCACCGGCTTCACTCTCAGCGTTGCCGCCAAGAAGGCCGCCAAGTAGACTTGCAAATCCACCTGCGCCAAAAACGCCAAAAGAGGACTCCCCAAAAGCCCCACTTAGTGATTGTGTTTGTCCCATCCCATTCCCCAAAAGTGCTAGGGGTGATATACTCATGCGGTTCGGTCCTTTCCGTAACGTCGTTTAAACTGAATTTTAAGATGCAAGAAGGTTGCCAAGTCCTAAATGAGTGACGAAAAAAAATTAGAAAAAGATTCAAAGCTCAGTGCTGTCGCCCTTGAGTATGAAAAAGAGGGCGAAGGCGCGCCTGTTGTTGTGGCCAAAGGTAAAGGGCTTATTGCTGAGCGCATCCTTGAAATTGCTGAAGAGCACGACATTCACATCCATAGAGACGCCGATCTGATGACAGTTTTAGAGACGGTTGAACTCAATCATGAAATTCCATTAGAAGTTTATGCTGTTGTTGCGGAGATTTTTGCGTATATTTATCGTATTAACAATGAGAAGAAAAACGCGTGAGTACAAACCAGCTGATTACGGAGACGAAAGAAGCGATTAGCCGCCTAGAGCGTATGGCTGGTGGTGAAAGCACGACACCTGCCCAAATTGCTGAACAAACAGAAGTGATTCGTGACTGTATGGAAAAGCTTGCTGCCATGTCTCCAGAAGAGACAGAAACGCACCGTACAGACCTCTCAAACCTAAGACAACACCTTGATATTGCAATGGAAAAACTTACTTCCTACCAAAAGAGTGTCAAAGAACAAATTCAAACCAATGCCATTCGCGCCAAAGCGAATAAACAGTATGGAGGCCCTAAGTGACCATATTTGAAGACATCAACATGATGCGCTGGCTCTTTGCCTGTGGCGTTCTTATCCTCTTGCTTATGGGGCTTAGCATTGTGGCACGCAGAAGCGGTCAATTTAAGCATGTGACAGGCGCAAACAAACGCCTGAAAGTCCTCGATATCACGCCAATTGATATGAAGCATAAAGTGGCTATTATTAAACAGGATAACATTGAGCACACAATTCTTATCGGCGCTGAAACGCCTCTTCACCTGATGGCAACTCCAATCACAGAAGGTGAGCAACCTGCTGAAGACGAACAAGAAGAGCGACCAATTGGCTTTTTAAAGCGCGTGCGTAGCTCTTGCCCAACCAAAGAAGAAATTCTAAAAGATATTGAGAAGGAGAAAAAAGCAGATGCCTAAGCTTACACTCTCACGTCTTATTAAGTTTACACTACTGTCAGCGCTCTTCCTTGGTATCAGCGCCTTCCCACTTTATGCACAGGAAGCCCCAGTAAATATTAGTTTTGGAGATGACCTGCTTTCATCTGAACGTATTTTCCAGATGTTTATCCTTCTTACGGTTCTTTCACTGGCCCCATCTATGGTGATGATGATTACATCTTTCACACGTATTGTGGTGGTGTTCTCATTCCTAAGAAGTGCTATGGGTCTGCAAGCCTCACCACCTAACACGGTGATGATCAGCCTTGCCCTGTTTATGACCTTCTTTATTATGCAGCCCACACTTGAAGAATCTTACAATGAGGGTGTGCGCCCTTACCTTGATGAACGCATTGATGAAGAAGCCGCTTTTAACCGCTCTATGGCTCCCTTTAAAGATTTCATGGGATCACAAGTTCGTGAAAATGACCTAAACCTCTTTATTGAAATGATGCCTGAAGACAGCAAACCTGCTGTCATTGAAACCTCTCAAGATGTGCCACTACAAGCGATGATTCCTGCATTTATGATCAGTGAACTGCGTCGTGCCTTTGAAATTGGTTTCCTGATCTTCTTGCCATTCCTCATTATTGATCTAACTGTTGCATCGATCCTGATGAGTATGGGTATGATGATGCTTCCACCGATCATTATCTCTCTGCCATTTAAAATCATCTTCTTTGTATTGGTTGATGGCTGGCACCTTCTTGTTGGCTCTCTCGTTGAGTCCTTTAAAGGGGTCACCTAACAGATCCGAAAAGAAAAAGAGGGCTTTCGCCCTCTTTTTTATTCGCTTACAGAAACTGGCGCGGGGAGATACGTTCAAACTCTCCATCGTCATCATAGTCCACCAGCTCGTTAAACGCCTTCACAGCGTTCATAAAGCGTACATAGGTTGCTTTACGGGCCTTCCAGTAGCCGTTCACCGCCTTTTTATCTTCAGGGGTTGAACGCCACGCTGGGTTATTGGCCTTCACATTATCCATCAGGGCGCCAAGCGTTTTATCTTCATCCCAGTACACAAGGTACAGCAGGTGATGATAAAAATTGATCACACGACGCTTATGGGCCGGCAGAAGAAGCTCTGCAGCAATGCTGGTTTCAGCATCCTCAAGTGCTTGCGCATAGTCACGTCCAATGCAATCTATATTGTAACGCTCGCCGTATTCCTTCAAGTCTTCATAGGTATTCCACAGCCAAATCGGTCCGCACATTGCACCTGCCGTTGCCATATGAAATGCCGTTTCAAAATGTTCTAGAGACATAAGTCACCTCTTACAGAAAAGGGAGAACAAAGATTAATATGAAACTGTTATAGAGAGGTAGGCTTAGAAAATCAAGTCAGGGTAGCTAAAGCTGCTTCATCAGGTAAGGCACATCAAGAATCATATGCACATACCCTTCACCAGTAATT includes:
- the fliP gene encoding flagellar type III secretion system pore protein FliP (The bacterial flagellar biogenesis protein FliP forms a type III secretion system (T3SS)-type pore required for flagellar assembly.), whose protein sequence is MPKLTLSRLIKFTLLSALFLGISAFPLYAQEAPVNISFGDDLLSSERIFQMFILLTVLSLAPSMVMMITSFTRIVVVFSFLRSAMGLQASPPNTVMISLALFMTFFIMQPTLEESYNEGVRPYLDERIDEEAAFNRSMAPFKDFMGSQVRENDLNLFIEMMPEDSKPAVIETSQDVPLQAMIPAFMISELRRAFEIGFLIFLPFLIIDLTVASILMSMGMMMLPPIIISLPFKIIFFVLVDGWHLLVGSLVESFKGVT